Proteins co-encoded in one Christiangramia fulva genomic window:
- the mnmG gene encoding tRNA uridine-5-carboxymethylaminomethyl(34) synthesis enzyme MnmG has product MFEKKYDVIVVGAGHAGSEAAAAAANMGSSTLLITMNLQNIAQMSCNPAMGGIAKGQIVREIDAMGGYSGLVSDSSAIQFKMLNKSKGPAMWSPRVQSDRMRFAEDWRMRLEKTPNLDFYQEMVAGLIIKNGKIKGVRTSLGLEVLADTVICTNGTFLNGLIHIGDKQFGGGRAGERAATGITKDLIEAGFEAGRMKTGTPPRVDGRSLDYSKMIEQPGDEKPAKFSFSDETRPLTTQRSCYMTYTSNEVHEILKEGFDRSPMFNGRIKSIGPRYCPSIEDKINRFADKDRHQLFVEPEGWNTVEVYVNGFSTSLPEDIQFKALRSVDGFDKVKFFRPGYAIEYDYFPPTQLKHTLETKLVEGLYFAGQINGTTGYEEAACQGLMAGINAALKVQVREEFILKRNEAYIGVLIDDLITKGTQEPYRMFTSRAEYRTLLRQDNADFRLTEKSFKLGLASEERLRKMEEKREKANSFVDFLKDLSVDHNEANVVLEEKNSSPMKQSDKVFKVFSRPEINMEDVRRFSGVEEYITRNELNEEMLEQTEIQIKYSGYIQKEKNNADKLNRLEDIKIPHNFDYSKIKSMSFEAREKLKKVQPTSISHASRISGVSPNDISVLLVYMGR; this is encoded by the coding sequence ATGTTTGAAAAGAAATATGATGTTATAGTAGTTGGTGCGGGCCATGCTGGGAGTGAGGCTGCGGCTGCCGCTGCTAATATGGGTTCCAGCACACTTCTTATTACCATGAATTTGCAGAATATAGCTCAAATGAGTTGTAACCCTGCTATGGGCGGAATAGCTAAAGGTCAGATCGTTCGGGAAATTGATGCCATGGGCGGATATAGTGGTCTTGTTAGCGATTCCAGTGCTATCCAGTTTAAGATGCTGAATAAATCCAAGGGACCTGCCATGTGGAGTCCGCGTGTGCAAAGTGACCGTATGAGATTTGCTGAGGATTGGAGAATGCGTCTTGAGAAAACTCCGAATCTGGATTTTTACCAGGAAATGGTCGCGGGTCTAATTATTAAAAATGGCAAAATTAAAGGTGTCCGTACTTCGCTTGGTCTGGAGGTTTTAGCAGATACTGTAATTTGTACTAATGGTACATTTTTAAACGGACTTATACATATTGGTGATAAACAATTTGGTGGAGGAAGAGCCGGGGAAAGAGCAGCTACCGGGATTACAAAAGATCTTATTGAGGCTGGTTTTGAAGCCGGCAGAATGAAAACCGGAACTCCTCCCAGGGTTGATGGAAGGTCACTTGATTATTCCAAAATGATTGAGCAACCAGGAGATGAAAAGCCCGCTAAATTTTCCTTTTCTGATGAAACCAGGCCTTTAACTACACAACGATCCTGTTACATGACCTATACCTCAAATGAGGTTCATGAAATTTTAAAGGAAGGCTTTGACCGTTCTCCAATGTTCAATGGCAGAATTAAGAGTATTGGTCCGCGTTATTGCCCTTCGATCGAAGATAAAATTAATCGTTTTGCAGATAAGGATCGTCATCAGCTTTTTGTAGAACCTGAAGGTTGGAATACCGTTGAAGTTTACGTAAATGGTTTTTCAACTTCACTTCCTGAGGATATTCAATTTAAAGCTTTAAGATCGGTTGATGGTTTTGATAAAGTGAAATTTTTCAGACCTGGTTATGCCATTGAATATGATTATTTCCCTCCAACACAATTAAAGCATACGCTGGAGACAAAATTGGTAGAAGGTTTATATTTTGCTGGACAGATAAACGGGACTACCGGTTATGAAGAAGCCGCCTGTCAGGGATTAATGGCCGGTATAAACGCTGCTTTAAAAGTTCAGGTACGCGAAGAATTTATTCTAAAAAGAAACGAAGCTTATATAGGTGTTTTAATAGATGATCTTATTACAAAAGGAACACAGGAGCCATATCGAATGTTTACTTCGCGTGCTGAGTACAGAACTTTATTAAGGCAGGATAATGCTGATTTCAGGTTGACTGAAAAATCATTTAAGCTTGGTTTGGCTTCAGAAGAGCGCTTGCGAAAAATGGAAGAGAAGCGAGAAAAGGCCAATTCTTTTGTTGATTTTCTTAAAGATTTAAGCGTTGATCACAACGAAGCGAATGTGGTTTTAGAGGAAAAGAATTCTTCTCCCATGAAACAAAGTGATAAAGTTTTTAAGGTTTTTTCACGGCCGGAGATTAACATGGAAGATGTCAGGAGGTTTTCCGGAGTTGAGGAATATATCACCAGGAACGAACTCAATGAAGAGATGCTCGAACAAACAGAAATTCAAATAAAATATTCCGGGTATATTCAAAAAGAAAAGAATAATGCGGATAAACTAAATCGCCTTGAGGATATAAAAATCCCTCACAATTTTGATTATTCAAAAATCAAATCCATGTCATTTGAAGCACGGGAAAAACTTAAGAAGGTTCAGCCTACAAGTATTTCTCATGCATCACGAATTAGCGGGGTGAGTCCGAATGATATTTCCGTTTTACTTGTTTATATGGGTAGATAA
- the ybeY gene encoding rRNA maturation RNase YbeY translates to MEHQVNFFSETNFVLEREQDYAEWIVAAVKSENKLTGEINYIFCDDEYLHNINLQYLDHDTLTDIISFDNTVGDTLHGDIYISIERIRENAGEFGVDFNEELKRVMIHGVLHFCGYKDKTERDKELMRRKEEEKMKMFHVEQ, encoded by the coding sequence TTGGAACATCAGGTTAATTTTTTCAGTGAGACCAATTTTGTTTTGGAAAGGGAACAGGATTATGCAGAATGGATTGTTGCGGCGGTTAAATCTGAAAATAAATTAACCGGGGAGATCAATTATATCTTTTGCGACGACGAGTATCTTCATAATATCAATTTGCAATATTTAGACCATGATACTCTGACTGATATTATCAGTTTTGATAATACGGTAGGGGATACCTTACATGGTGACATCTATATCAGCATTGAAAGAATAAGAGAAAATGCGGGGGAATTCGGTGTTGATTTTAATGAAGAACTGAAACGTGTAATGATTCATGGTGTTTTACATTTTTGCGGATATAAGGATAAAACTGAAAGGGATAAGGAATTGATGCGACGCAAGGAAGAGGAAAAGATGAAAATGTTCCACGTGGAACAATGA
- a CDS encoding DUF4175 family protein, whose amino-acid sequence MENFERVHEKLEAFIRKYYLDRILKGSLLFLAIGLLYFLFISFVEYFFWLSTTGRMILFWSFIGIEFFLLFYFMGIPLLKLLKLSKGLDPYKASELIGRHFPEVNDKLKNLLQLKDENAKTELILASIDQRSSRLLHIPFSNAIDIKKKRREAGFLVFPVLIFLALFVAGQADSLFGSFHRIQDYSTVYLKPAPFQFLVINDKLTTREGEDYKLQVKVMGDILPGEVKIFQKNSQNLMKQISPGNFEYTFVNPQKNIPFRIVSGDVSSESKNLRVLKVPKLLDFEMEMDYPSYTGLKDEKLKGSGNYSIPEGTRVSWNFKSKNAGKINFSTGDSIYNLLVRNDRAFLQKQVKRDLDYAVSSSNQEIQNFEPLSYKLKVIKDEYPQIEVESKRDSLNADIQYFKGDLTDDYGLSKLELVYYPENSENESQVISLGINKGSFAEFHYSFPGDLTLEKGTNYYFFFRVYDNDAVNGGKASKSEVFSFYKKTDEEMASENLQEQKESIQNLKEKLQDFEESDKQLEEFSRLEKEKENLNYNDRKRFEDFLKRQKQQNRMMEKFSEKLEKDISKLEDEVVTPLEKELKERLKKNEGRLKENEELLKELQEYSEKIQKEDLGSKLEKLSKQNRNNQRNLEQILELTKQYYVEEKKQKLARDLEKLSEKQENLSEDEQNNSVEEQQKLNEEFKDFEKQMDELEKENENLKRTKDLGREEIDEEEIEKQQENAIENLKKGDKNNATQSQKNAAKNMKNMSSRMGQMAMQQQMQELQADAATLRQILDNLLTFSFEQEDLLNAFKKIQQRNPDYALKLKIQSNLRENFQHIDDSLFSLALKNPMIGEKITSEITDVQFDLHKAVERLSKNEIPQGNASQQYVITGANDLANMLSNILNSMEQMMANPQAGNGKGDEELQLPDIIQKQKQLNKKMEQEIEEGNQPANEEGQKGSKREEMNGELYEIYKQQQLLRMQMEEIRKMNGQSGNGEAEDLMKKIEDQLLDKGFDEKTLERMKQLEYQLLKYENAEKRQGMDNKRKSETNQKVFRNTLQDQINRAKEYFNSDEILNRQILPLRQIYKEKVKEYFGTSG is encoded by the coding sequence ATGGAGAATTTTGAGAGGGTACATGAAAAACTGGAGGCTTTTATCCGTAAGTATTACCTCGACCGTATACTTAAAGGCAGCTTGTTATTTCTTGCCATAGGCTTACTTTATTTTCTATTTATAAGTTTTGTTGAATATTTTTTCTGGCTTTCAACCACAGGCCGGATGATCCTGTTCTGGTCATTCATTGGCATTGAATTTTTTCTTCTTTTTTATTTTATGGGAATTCCTTTGCTGAAATTACTGAAGCTTTCAAAAGGATTGGATCCTTACAAAGCTTCTGAACTCATAGGGAGGCATTTTCCGGAGGTAAATGATAAATTGAAGAACCTGCTTCAACTTAAGGATGAAAATGCCAAAACCGAGCTTATTTTAGCCAGTATTGATCAGCGGTCCTCGCGGCTTCTTCACATTCCTTTTTCAAACGCTATAGATATCAAGAAAAAAAGGAGGGAAGCAGGTTTTCTTGTTTTCCCAGTTCTGATTTTCCTTGCCTTGTTTGTAGCCGGGCAGGCTGATTCTCTTTTTGGTAGCTTTCATCGAATTCAGGACTATTCCACAGTTTACCTCAAACCGGCTCCCTTTCAATTTCTTGTGATTAACGATAAACTCACTACCAGAGAAGGGGAAGATTATAAACTTCAGGTTAAAGTTATGGGCGATATTCTGCCCGGGGAGGTGAAAATATTTCAGAAGAATTCACAAAATTTAATGAAACAAATTTCCCCAGGAAATTTCGAATATACTTTCGTGAACCCACAAAAAAATATTCCATTCAGAATTGTAAGCGGAGATGTTTCTTCTGAAAGCAAAAATTTACGGGTACTTAAGGTTCCGAAATTGCTGGATTTTGAGATGGAAATGGATTATCCGTCATATACGGGACTGAAGGATGAAAAATTGAAAGGATCGGGAAATTATTCCATACCCGAGGGTACAAGGGTATCCTGGAATTTCAAAAGTAAAAACGCGGGGAAAATTAATTTTTCAACGGGAGATTCAATTTACAATCTTTTAGTAAGAAATGATCGGGCTTTTCTTCAAAAACAGGTAAAGAGGGATCTGGATTATGCTGTGAGTTCATCAAACCAGGAAATTCAAAATTTCGAACCTCTTTCCTATAAACTGAAGGTGATAAAAGACGAATATCCGCAAATTGAAGTAGAATCTAAACGCGATAGTTTAAATGCTGATATTCAATATTTTAAGGGCGATTTAACCGATGATTACGGGCTTTCTAAATTAGAACTGGTCTATTATCCCGAAAATTCTGAAAATGAAAGTCAAGTTATTTCACTTGGAATTAATAAGGGCTCTTTTGCTGAATTTCATTATAGTTTTCCTGGGGATTTAACGCTTGAAAAGGGTACGAATTATTATTTCTTCTTTCGGGTTTATGATAATGATGCCGTGAATGGTGGGAAAGCTTCAAAATCGGAAGTATTTTCTTTTTATAAAAAGACCGATGAGGAGATGGCTTCTGAAAATCTCCAGGAGCAAAAGGAGTCAATTCAGAATTTAAAAGAGAAATTACAGGATTTTGAGGAATCTGATAAGCAGTTGGAAGAATTTTCTCGTCTGGAGAAAGAAAAGGAAAATCTTAATTACAACGATCGAAAGCGATTTGAGGATTTTCTGAAGCGCCAGAAGCAACAGAACAGGATGATGGAAAAATTTTCAGAAAAATTGGAAAAGGATATTTCAAAACTTGAGGATGAAGTGGTGACCCCGTTGGAAAAAGAATTGAAGGAACGGCTCAAAAAAAATGAAGGGCGGCTGAAAGAAAATGAGGAGCTGCTGAAGGAACTTCAGGAATATTCTGAAAAAATTCAAAAGGAAGACTTGGGTTCAAAGCTTGAAAAACTTTCCAAACAAAATAGGAATAACCAGCGTAATCTTGAACAAATCCTGGAGCTAACAAAGCAATATTATGTAGAGGAAAAGAAGCAAAAATTGGCACGTGATCTTGAAAAGCTTTCTGAAAAACAAGAAAATCTTTCTGAAGATGAACAAAATAATTCTGTAGAGGAACAGCAAAAATTGAATGAAGAATTCAAAGATTTTGAGAAGCAAATGGATGAACTTGAAAAAGAAAATGAGAATTTAAAACGTACAAAAGATCTGGGAAGAGAGGAAATAGATGAGGAGGAAATAGAGAAGCAACAGGAAAATGCCATTGAAAATTTAAAAAAAGGTGATAAGAATAATGCTACTCAATCACAAAAAAATGCTGCCAAAAACATGAAAAATATGAGTTCCCGAATGGGGCAAATGGCAATGCAGCAACAAATGCAGGAACTTCAGGCTGATGCCGCTACCTTGCGTCAAATTTTAGATAATTTATTAACCTTTTCTTTTGAACAGGAAGATTTATTGAACGCTTTTAAAAAGATTCAGCAGCGTAATCCCGACTATGCTTTAAAGTTGAAAATCCAGAGTAATCTTAGAGAGAACTTTCAGCATATCGATGACAGTTTGTTCAGTCTTGCTTTAAAAAATCCGATGATTGGTGAAAAAATAACCTCTGAGATTACCGATGTGCAATTTGATCTGCATAAGGCCGTTGAAAGGCTTTCGAAAAATGAAATTCCGCAGGGAAATGCGAGCCAGCAATATGTTATTACCGGCGCTAATGATCTTGCAAATATGTTAAGCAATATTCTTAATTCCATGGAACAAATGATGGCAAATCCGCAAGCAGGCAACGGCAAGGGAGATGAAGAATTACAATTGCCTGATATCATTCAAAAGCAGAAGCAACTAAATAAAAAAATGGAACAGGAAATAGAAGAGGGCAATCAACCCGCTAATGAAGAAGGGCAAAAAGGGAGTAAAAGGGAGGAAATGAATGGTGAACTTTATGAAATTTATAAACAACAACAGCTTTTGCGAATGCAGATGGAGGAAATTCGAAAAATGAATGGTCAGTCTGGAAATGGAGAGGCTGAAGATTTGATGAAAAAGATTGAAGATCAATTACTGGATAAAGGTTTCGATGAGAAGACACTTGAAAGAATGAAGCAATTGGAATACCAGTTATTAAAATATGAGAACGCCGAAAAAAGGCAGGGCATGGACAATAAAAGAAAATCTGAAACTAATCAGAAGGTCTTTAGGAATACACTTCAGGATCAAATTAATAGGGCGAAAGAATATTTTAATTCTGATGAGATTTTAAACAGGCAAATATTACCTTTGCGCCAAATTTATAAAGAGAAAGTAAAGGAATATTTTGGAACATCAGGTTAA